A window of the Sabethes cyaneus chromosome 1, idSabCyanKW18_F2, whole genome shotgun sequence genome harbors these coding sequences:
- the LOC128745233 gene encoding serine--tRNA ligase, mitochondrial, producing the protein MFTSRSLSLVKYKHFTASWTRFVHHKFNLQQPTYDTDYLLNPANIAEIQSNIEHRKGVGNINLVHEINNQLKTISAGDEAERSRLNAQLQSELRSIPNKTHPDILHYGTEPKLVKYYNQKPVFDGTKVFEFSEIARKMNILRTEKLSNFTGHKSYYLTGELAELEQALIQYAVTNLLRNGFKLITVPDVLPARIIESCGMNTHGERNQVYKLNYPHERLCLSGTSEMALAGYFAGTETAEADLPLRLMAVSRCFRAETSGLQEEKGIYRVHQFTKVEMFAVCGQQQSAAVLEQFRDLEVQLFEALGLHFQLLDMPACELGAPAYRKYDIEAWMPGRGMYGEISSCSDCTDYQSRRLGIRYRTNDGGDLRYAHTVNGTACAIPRMLIALLENFQNQDYTVTVPEPLRKFMRGKTAISRKKLLPELKLTKRLKQEEIC; encoded by the exons ATGTTTACGTCAAGAAGTCTCAGTCTGGTAAAATATAAGCACTTCACAGCATCATGGACAAGATTCGTTCACCACAAGTTCAATCTTCAGCAACCAACCTACGACACGGATTATCTTCTAAACCCGGCGAACATAGCAGAGATCCAGTCCAACATCGAGCATCGGAAAGGAGTTGGTAACATCAATCTAGTCCACGAAATAAATAATCAACTGAAAACGATTTCGGCCGGCGATGAAGCTGAAAGGAGTCGGTTAAACGCTCAATTACAGTCAGAATTGCGAAGCATTCCCAATAAAACCCATCCGGACATACTGCACTACGGTACTGAACCCAAGTTGGTTAAGTACTACAATCAGAAACCCGTGTTCGATGGAACCAAAGTGTTTGAATTTTCCGAAATAGCCAGGAAAATGAACATTTTACGAACGGAAAAGTTGAGTAATTTTACCGGTCATAAATCGTACTATTTAACGGGAGAACTAGCCGAACTAGAGCAGGCATTAATTCAGTATGCTGTCACAAACCTTTTGAGGAATGGCTTCAAACTCATAACCGTACCGGATGTTTTACCAGCACGGATTATCGAGAGCTGCGGAATGAACACCCACGGCGAGCGAAATCAAGTGTACAAGCTAAACTACCCGCACGAAAGGCTGTGCCTGTCGGGAACATCCGAAATGGCACTGGCAGGATATTTCGCGGGTACGGAAACCGCCGAAGCGGATTTACCCCTGCGGCTAATGGCCGTTAGTCGGTGCTTCCGGGCCGAGACTTCGGGTCTGCAGGAGGAAAAAGGCATTTATCGGGTGCATCAATTTACCAAGGTGGAAATGTTCGCCGTTTGTGGGCAGCAGCAGTCGGCAGCGGTGCTCGAGCAGTTTCGCGATCTAGAGGTGCAGCTGTTCGAGGCACTGGGGTTGCATTTTCAACTGCTCGATATGCCGGCGTGCGAGTTGGGTGCACCGGCGTACCGAAAGTACGACATAGAAGCATGGATGCCCGGCCGGGGGATGTACGGGGAAATCTCCAGCTGTAGCGATTGTACCGACTATCAATCGAGGCGGTTAG GTATTCGGTATCGAACAAATGACGGTGGCGATTTACGTTACGCACATACGGTAAACGGAACGGCTTGTGCCATCCCTCGCATGTTGATTGCATTGctggagaattttcaaaatcaggACTATACCGTCACTGTACCGGAACCGCTGCGGAAGTTTATGCGGGGGAAAACTGCGATCAGTCGAAAGAAGCTGTTGCCTGAGTTGAAACTGACGAAGCGACTGAAACAGGAGGAAATCTGCTAA
- the LOC128732518 gene encoding uncharacterized protein LOC128732518: MSYIGNASDVEQEKNLTEYRRQRSSSSLMPESSKSGRSPKLSDVLWNDKRANQTDDDDSEVSDSENFLAKGAFLLTPSHELSMDRAALICEKMNFKGCFSLTKTATGILFKFSNPEDYQAVFKKGFHKVTGARFYKKVAIPCRPQKTFMLYVFDVPEDVPVDDIRHSLYRFNSVVEVVRLVVHYQKQSNSQESEQMPSGTATPKPQLPKLPTAKPVDEQDVGLQRESPPPPIRITLASIDEYHHLLQNGLDFYGATFFPTEPTLPAQAAKIATKKGSRMIDGSIPGRVRELLPVFDAAGFSKIPPPASKTIKPRP, from the exons ATGTCGTACATCGGAAATGCCTCGGATGTGGAGCAGGAGAAAAACCTAACCGAATATCGGCGTCAGCGCAGTTCCAGCAGCTTGATGCCGGAAAGCTCCAAATCCGGACGCAGCCCCAAACTTTCCGACGTGCTGTGGAACGACAAACGGGCCAACCAAACCGACGATGACGATTCGGAAGTATCGGACAGTGAAAACTTCCTAGCCAAAGGAGCTTTCCTGCTAACACCATCGCATGAACTGTCGATGGATCGAGCAGCTCTGATCTGCGAAAAGATGAACTTCAAAGGTTGCTTTAGTCTAACGAAAACGGCCACTGGAATACTGTTCAAATTTTCTAATCCAGAAGACTACCAGGCCGTCTTCAAGAAGGGATTCCACAAGGTAACTGGTGCACGATTTTACAAGAAGGTAGCCATTCCTTGTAGGCCACAAAAGACCTTCATGCTCTACGTTTTTGACGTACCGGAGGATGTGCCCGTGGATGACATCCGTCACTCGTTGTACCGATTCAATTCGGTTGTGGAAGTCGTCCGGCTAGTGGTGCACTACCAGAAACAATCCAACTCCCAAGAATCGGAACAAATGCCATCGG GCACTGCAACGCCCAAGCCCCAGCTGCCCAAGTTACCCACGGCAAAACCAGTCGACGAGCAAGACGTTGGCCTGCAGCGTGAATCCCCACCGCCGCCCATCCGGATCACGCTTGCCTCAATCGATGAGTATCATCATCTGCTGCAAAATGGGCTTGACTTCTACGGTGCAACATTCTTCCCGACCGAGCCGACGCTTCCGGCCCAGGCCGCCAAAATCGCCACCAAGAAAGGAAG CCGCATGATCGACGGCAGCATACCAGGGCGTGTCCGCGAGCTGCTCCCGGTGTTCGACGCCGCTGGATTTAGCAAGATTCCACCGCCGGCTTCCAAGACAATCAAACCGCGCCCATAA